From a single Raphanus sativus cultivar WK10039 chromosome 3, ASM80110v3, whole genome shotgun sequence genomic region:
- the LOC130509609 gene encoding glycine-rich protein 23-like: MGLFVRRACVCIFVFALVAEFALGHVEVKDDKHLFHKPRPFFHKKGFRKGLGGGGGLGGGGGLGGGGGLGHGGGLGGGGGLGHGGGLGGGGGLGGGGGLGGGGGLGGGSGLGGGGGLGHGGGLGGGGGLGGGGGLGGGGGLGGGAGGGYGGGAGGGLGGGGGAGGGGGFGGGGGFGGGGGFGGGAGGGGGFGGGYGGGGHH, encoded by the coding sequence ATGGGTTTATTTGTTCGTAGGGCGTGTGTGTGTATCTTTGTATTCGCTCTTGTCGCCGAATTTGCCTTAGGACATGTCGAGGTTAAGGACGACAAACACTTGTTTCACAAACCTCGTCCATTCTTCCACAAGAAGGGTTTTAGAAAGGGTTTGGGAGGCGGAGGTGGTCTTGGAGGCGGTGGCGGTTTGGGCGGAGGAGGTGGTCTAGGCCACGGTGGAGGTCTGGGCGGAGGAGGTGGTCTAGGACACGGTGGCGGTCTAGGAGGCGGTGGTGGTCTAGGCGGGGGTGGCGGTCTTGGTGGAGGTGGTGGATTAGGAGGCGGTAGCGGTTTGGGCGGAGGAGGTGGTCTAGGCCACGGTGGCGGTCTAGGTGGAGGTGGTGGTCTAGGAGGCGGTGGTGGTctaggtggtggtggtggtttggGCGGAGGAGCTGGAGGAGGATACGGGGGTGGTGCTGGAGGAGGACTTGGGGGCGGTGGTGGtgctggaggaggaggaggatttGGTGGCGGAGGGGGATTTGGTGGCGGAGGAGGCTTCGGCGGTGGCgcaggtggtggaggaggattTGGAGGCGGTTACGGTGGCGGTGGCCATCACTAA
- the LOC108847166 gene encoding uncharacterized protein LOC108847166, producing the protein MVVLQIQQLNGFASYASRYRTSRGRGRASTTVCVQTQVAPSRTQRIMEKIAVGGEAGGAGGVYSYNALKKLDNIWSNICTQPIGPQETQQIVSRVSGLSQDYAMGNNLVGTFDIAVCGGTLGIFLAMALCAKGLRVAVVERNAIKGRDQEWNISRKEMKELIEVGVLTEEEIEEVIAAKFNPNRCGFESLGDIWVEDILNLGVSPAKLVETVKQRFISLGGVILEDCSLSSITIYDDLAVMQLSKGEILSSRLVIDAMGNFSPILKQIKGGRKPDGMCLVVGSCANGFKENSSSDVIYSSSSVTKVADGNVQLFWEAFPAGSGPLDRTTYMFTYTEPQSTSPSLEDLLEEYWKLMPKYQGVSLDELEILRVVYGIFPTYKNSPLQAAFDRVLQFGDASGIQSPVSFGGFGSLTRHLGRLSNGIYEAMDGDLLDSDSLSKLNPYMPNLSSSWLFQRAMSAKQKLDVSPSFTNELLHVNFSCMQRLGDPVLRPFLQDVIQFGPLAKTLGLVMLTKPQIIPSIFKQVGIPVLLDWSVHFFMLGLYTFLSAYVDPVIRLSMEELPLKTKFQWKRRLEAWKYGAGLDYEL; encoded by the exons ATGGTGGTTTTACAGATTCAGCAGCTCAATGGGTTCGCTAGTTACGCTTCAAGGTATCGCACAAGCcgaggaagaggaagagctTCGACGACAGTGTGCGTTCAAACACAAGTGGCTCCCTCTAGAACACAG AGAATAATGGAAAAGATTGCAGTTGGTGGAGAAGCAGGAGGTGCTGGTGGTGTTTACTCTTACAATGCCTTGAagaaacttgacaatatttggTCCAACATATGTACTCAACCAATAG GACCACAAGAAACACAGCAAATAGTTTCAAGGGTCTCTGGCCTCTCTCAAGACTATGCTATGGGGAATAACCTCGTTGGAACCTTTGACATAGCTGTTTGTGGGGGTACTTTGGGGATCTTCCTCGCCATGGCTTTATGTGCAAAGGGTTTGAGGGTTGCTGTGGTGGAGAGAAATGCAATCAAAGGG AGGGATCAAGAATGGAATATCTCAAGAAAAGAGATGAAGGAGCTGATAGAAGTTGGAGTTTTAACAGAAGAGGAGATTGAAGAAGTAATTGCTGCGAAGTTCAATCCG AACAGATGTGGATTTGAGAGTCTTGGTGATATATGGGTTGAAGATATTCTTAACCTCGGCGTCTC TCCAGCTAAACTTGTGGAGACTGTGAAACAACGTTTCATCTCTCTTGGTGGAGTCATTTTAGAAGACTGCAGCCTCTCGAGTATCACCATCTACGATGATCTAGCT GTTATGCAACTTTCTAAAGGTGAGATATTATCTTCTCGTCTGGTCATTGATGCAATGGGAAACTTTTCTCCTATCCTGAAGCAG ATTAAAGGTGGTAGAAAGCCAGATGGAATGTGCCTTGTTGTTGGATCTTGTGCTAATGGGTTTAAGGAGAACTCATCAAGCGATGTTATTTATAGTAGTTCATCAGTGACCAAAGTCGCAGATGGCAATGTTCAGCTCTTTTGGGAG GCCTTCCCGGCTGGTTCTGGTCCATTGGACCGGACTACTTACATGTTCACTTACACTGAACCGCAATCAACATCTCCGAGTTTAGAGGATTTACTTGAAGAATACTGGAAACTGATGCCAAAATACCAA GGAGTCTCTCTTGATGAACTGGAAATACTGAGAGTTGTATATGGAATCTTTCCTACATACAAAAACAG TCCTTTACAAGCCGCATTTGATCGTGTTCTACAG TTTGGCGATGCTAGCGGAATACAGTCACCTGTTTCATTTGGTGGTTTTGGAAGTTTGACCAGACATCTTGGAAGATTGTCCAATG GAATCTATGAGGCAATGGATGGAGATTTACTGGACTCAGACAGCTTATCAAAGCTAAATCCTTACATG CCTAACTTGAGCTCGTCATGGCTGTTTCAAAGAGCAATGTCTGCGAAGCAAAAACTTGATGTTTCCCCTAGCTTCACCAACGAGCTTCTCCATGTAAATTTTAGTTGCATGCAG AGATTGGGCGATCCGGTTCTCAGACCATTTCTTCAGGATGTAATACAGTTTGGTCCTCTAGCAAAGACACTAGGCCTTGTCATGCTGACCAAACCTCAGATAATTCCATCCATATTCAAACAG GTCGGGATACCTGTGTTGCTCGACTGGTCAGTTCATTTTTTCATGCTGGGCTTGTATACGTTCCTCTCTGCATACGTTGATCCAGTAATTAG GCTATCTATGGAAGAACTTCCATTGAAAACCAAGTTCCAATGGAAGAGACGTCTTGAGGCCTGGAAATATGGAGCTGGCCTAGATTACGAGTTGTGA
- the LOC108847723 gene encoding transcriptional corepressor LEUNIG_HOMOLOG isoform X2, whose protein sequence is MAQSNWEADKMLDVYIYDYLVKKKLHNTAKSFMTEGKVSPDPVAIDAPGGFLFEWWSVFWDIFIARTNEKHSESAAAYIEAQQGKAKEQQMQMQQMQMMRQAHMQQRRDPSLVGPMNAIGSEGMIGQSNNASAMAAKMYEERMKQPNTMNTETSQPHMDAARMALLKSGTSHHGQMVQGNHQGGVSAALQQLHSRNQQAPEIKSEVNLGASPRQLPVDPSPVFGQGILQSKPGMGNAGLNPGVGVLPLKGWPLTGIDNMRQGLGPQKAFLQNQGQFQLSPQQQQQQQIMAQVQGQGNMTNSSMYGGDMDPRRFTVLPRGNLSSKDGQQNANDGSIGSPMLSNSSKLINMPTVQQSSSQQQDPLLSQQNNRKRKGPSSSGPANSTGTGNTVGPSNSQPSTPSTHTTPVEGVAITGNMQHVNNMPKGPMMYGSDAIGGLASSANQLDDMEAFGDVGALEDNVESFLSQDDGDGGSLFGTLKRNPSEHTETLKAFSFSEVGSIRRSASKVICCNFSSDGKLLASAGHDKKVFIWNMETLHTEIPPEEHGHIITDVRFQPNSTQLATSSFDKTIKIWDVSKPGYFVRTISGHNAPVMSLDFHPKKTDLFCSCDTNNEIRFWSINAANCLRGIKGASTQVRFQPKVGQFLAAASENIVSIFDVEQYRGVHSLKGHSSTVHSICWNPTGELVASVSEDSVKVWSVNSGDCIHELSSSGNKFHSCVYHPTYPNLLVIGGYQSIELWDTGENKCMTLAAHECVISALAQSSSTGMLASASHDKSVKIWK, encoded by the exons ATGGCGCAGAGTAATTGGGAAGCTGATAAGAT GCTTGACGTTTACATATATGATTATttggtgaagaagaaactgCATAACACTGCTAAGTCTTTTATGACTGAAGGCAAAGTCTCTCCTGATCCTGttg CGATTGATGCACCTGGTGGGTTTCTTTTTGAGTGGTGGTCTGTGTTCTGGGACATCTTTATTGCTAGGACGAATGAGAAGCATTCTGAGTCTGCTGCAGCTTATATAGAG GCACAACAAGGTAAAGCGAAGGAGCAGCAAATGCAAATGCAGCAGATGCAGATGATGCGCCAAGCTCATATGCAGCAGCGTAGGGATCCTTCTCTTGTGGGTCCGATGAATGCTATTGGTTCTGAAGGGATGATTGGGCAGTCTAATAATGCCAGTGCTATGGCTGCGAAAATGTACGAGGAACGTATGAAGCAACCGAATACAATGAACACTGAGACATCCCAACCCCATATGGATGCTGCAAGGATGGCCCTTCTCAAATCAGGAACAAGCCATCATGG TCAGATGGTCCAAGGGAATCATCAAGGAGGTGTTTCGGCAGCACTGCAGCAACTTCACTCACGGAATCAGCAGGCCCCT GAAATCAAAAGTGAAGTTAATCTTGGAGCATCTCCAAGACAACTGCCAGTGGATCCTTCTCCAGTTTTTGGCCAGGGAATTCTGCAATCAAAGCCTGGGATGGGGAATGCAG GATTAAACCCTGGAGTTGGTGTTCTTCCTTTGAAGGGATGGCCACTAACT GGCATCGATAATATGCGACAAGGTTTAGGCCCTCAGAAAGCCTTCCTTCAAAATCAAGGTCAATTTCAGCTCTCaccgcagcagcagcagcaacaacaaatCATGGCTCAGGTTCAAGGGCAAGGAAATATGACTAATTCATCCATGTATGGTGGCGACATGGATCCTCGAAGATTTACAGTATTGCCCAGAGGAAACCTGAGTTCGAAAGATGGCCAACAGAATGCAAATGATGGCTCTATTGGATCCCCTATGCTGTCAAATTCGTCAAAG CTTATCAATATGCCGACAGTACAGCAATCTTCTTCTCAGCAACAAGATCCTTTACTATCACAGCAG AACAATCGCAAAAGAAAAGGACCTTCCTCTTCTGGTCCTGCTAACAGTACAGGGACAGGAAACACAGTTGGCCCATCCAACTCACAGCCGTCAACTCCTTCAACGCATACCACCCCTGTCGAAGGAGTAGCTATAACTGGTAACATGCAGCATGTGAATAACATGCCAAAAGGACCTATGATGTATGGTTCCGATGCAATAGGTGGTCTTGCATCATCAGCAAACCAACTG GATGACATGGAAGCGTTTGGAGATGTGGGAGCCCTAGAAGATAACGTAGAATCGTTTTTATCCCAAGATGATGGAGATGGAGGAAGCTTGTTTGGCACCCTAAAGCGGAACCCTTCTGAGCATACCGAAACCTTAAAGG CTTTTAGTTTCAGTGAGGTTGGCTCTATAAGAAGAAGTGCCAGTAAGGTCATCTGCTGTAATTTCTCATCTGATGGGAAGTTGTTAGCTAGCGCTGGACATGATAAGAAG GTTTTTATTTGGAACATGGAAACGCTACACACTGAGATCCCTCCGGAAGAGCATGGTCATATCATCACAGATGTTCGTTTCCAACCTAATTCAACTCAACTGGCTACGTCTTCGTTCGACAAAACTATCAAAATATGGGATGTTTCTAAG CCTGGTTACTTCGTACGAACAATTTCTGGTCACAATGCACCTGTAATGTCCCTTGATTTTCACCCTAAAAAAACCGATTTGTTCTGCTCTTGTGATACCAACAATGAGATTCGTTTCTGGAGCATCAACGCTGCTAATTGCCTTCGTGGTATAAAG GGTGCTAGCACGCAAGTACGGTTCCAGCCAAAAGTTGGACAATTTCTTGCTGCAGCTTCGGAAAATATTGTGTCAATTTTCGATGTTGAACAGTACAGAGGGGTCCATTCGCTTAAG GGACATTCCTCAACTGTGCATTCTATTTGTTGGAACCCAACCGGAGAGTTGGTAGCTTCTGTTAGCGAAGACAGTGTTAAAGTATGGTCTGTGAACTCAGGAGATTGCATCCACGAGCTCAGTTCTAGTGGAAACAAATTCCACTCTTGCGTTTATCACCCTACCTATCCCAATCTCTTGGTCATCGGTGGGTACCAG TCGATAGAGTTGTGGGACACAGGAGAGAACAAATGTATGACACTAGCGGCTCACGAGTGTGTGATCTCTGCCTTAGCTCAGTCATCTTCAACAGGAATGTTGGCGTCTGCAAGTCATGACAAGTCCGTAAAGATTTGGaagtag
- the LOC108847165 gene encoding pentatricopeptide repeat-containing protein At2g32630-like, which yields MNKQIKPMSSAKLSRLFNITTHNQTPSPLPISDKQTATKITTHLQKSTAGKLQSNPSLLFNLNPNVTRLVLSSPTLPTQSCIDFFKHLTTFESRLKPDLSAAITLSRRLYTDRRFGEMKSLLNSITDRVEIIIRNVYEEEGKVEFLETFLDLMIRVYVDKGMFQEGLKVFDYMVEKGLKIDERSCIVFLVAAKKRLEVDLCLEVFKRMVDCGVRISVYSLTIVVEGLCRRGEVEKSRRMVREFCRKGTKPEAYTYNTIINAYVKGGDFIGVEEVLKEMRKGGVGYNKVTYTLLMELSVKNGRVGDAEKLFDEMRERGVELDVYLYTSMISLCCRKGNVKRGVLLFDELVEKGLSPSSHTYGALIDGVCRVGEMGAAEILMNEMQSRGVDISKVVFNTLINGYCRKRMIDEALAIYDVMEKKGFEADGFTFNSIASCLNRLKRYDEAKQWIFRMMEGGVRLNTVSYTNLIDVYCKEGNVEEAKRLFVEMSSKGAQPNAITYNVMIDAYCKQGKVKEARKLRANMEAKGMDPDSYTYTSLIHGECIADNVDEAMRLFSEMGSKGLDQSSVTYTVIISGLSKAGKSDQAFGFYDEMKRKGYTIDNKVYTALVGSLHSPET from the coding sequence ATGAACAAACAAATCAAACCCATGTCTTCCGCCAAACTCTCACGACTCTTCAACATCAcaacacacaaccaaacacctTCCCCGCTCCCAATCTCAGACAAACAAACCGCCACAAAAATCACAACCCACCTTCAAAAATCCACCGCCGGAAAACTCCAATCAAACCCATCACTCCTCTTCAACCTAAACCCAAACGTAACACGCCTCGTCCTCTCCTCGCCCACTCTCCCCACCCAATCCTGCATCGACTTCTTCAAGCACCTCACCACATTCGAATCCCGCCTCAAACCCGACCTCTCCGCCGCGATAACCCTCTCTCGCCGCCTCTACACCGACCGGAGATTCGGCGAGATGAAGTCTCTCCTGAACTCAATCACCGATAGGGTTGAGATAATCATACGAAACGTTTACGAAGAAGAAGGAAAGGTCGAGTTTTTGGAGACGTTTCTGGATTTGATGATTAGGGTTTACGTGGACAAGGGGATGTTCCAAGAGGGTCTGAAGGTTTTCGATTACATGGTGGAGAAGGGGTTAAAAATAGATGAACGATCTTGCATTGTGTTTCTTGTAGCGGCCAAGAAACGGTTAGAGGTTGATCTCTGTTTGGAGGTTTTCAAGAGGATGGTTGATTGTGGAGTGAGGATAAGTGTTTACTCGTTGACGATCGTTGTCGAGGGTTTGTGTAGGAGAGGTGAAGTTGAGAAGAGTAGGAGGATGGTGAGGGAGTTTTGTCGGAAAGGAACCAAGCCTGAGGCCTACACTTACAACACTATCATCAATGCTTATGTTAAAGGTGGAGACTTTATTGGTGTGGAGGAGGTTTTGAAGGAGATGAGGAAAGGTGGTGTTGGGTATAACAAGGTTACGTACACGCTTTTGATGGAGCTGAGTGTGAAGAATGGGAGGGTGGGTGATGCGGAGAAGCTGTTCGATGAAATGCGTGAGAGAGGGGTTGAGTTGGATGTTTATTTGTATACTTCTATGATAAGTTTGTGTTGTAGAAAAGGGAATGTGAAGAGGGGGGTTTTGTTGTTTGATGAGTTGGTGGAGAAGGGTTTATCGCCGAGTAGTCATACTTACGGGGCGCTTATTGATGGAGTGTGTAGAGTAGGGGAGATGGGTGCGGCTGAGATATTGATGAACGAGATGCAAAGCAGAGGAGTTGATATCAGTAAAGTTGTGTTCAATACGTTGATTAATGGGTATTGTAGGAAAAGGATGATTGATGAAGCGTTGGCGATTTATGACGTGATGGAGAAGAAAGGGTTTGAAGCTGATGGTTTCACTTTTAATAGTATTGCTAGCTGTTTGAATAGATTGAAACGGTACGATGAGGCAAAGCAGTGGATTTTCAGGATGATGGAAGGTGGTGTGAGGCTTAACACTGTTAGTTATACTAATCTGATCGATGTTTACTGCAAAGAAGGGAACGTTGAGGAGGCAAAGAGGCTGTTTGTGGAGATGAGTAGCAAGGGAGCACAACCTAACGCTATCACGTATAATGTGATGATTGATGCGTACTGCAAGCAAGGGAAAGTAAAGGAAGCACGTAAACTAAGGGCCAACATGGAAGCAAAAGGGATGGATCCGGATTCGTATACCTACACGTCGCTCATACATGGGGAATGTATTGCTGATAACGTGGACGAAGCGATGAGGCTTTTTAGTGAGATGGGGTCTAAGGGTTTGGACCAGAGTTCTGTGACATACACGGTGATAATCTCGGGTTTGTCAAAAGCTGGAAAATCAGACCAAGCCTTTGGGTTTTATGATGAGATGAAAAGGAAAGGGTATACAATAGATAATAAGGTTTATACTGCACTCGTTGGAAGTTTGCATTCACCTGAGACTTAG
- the LOC108847723 gene encoding transcriptional corepressor LEUNIG_HOMOLOG isoform X1 → MAQSNWEADKMLDVYIYDYLVKKKLHNTAKSFMTEGKVSPDPVAIDAPGGFLFEWWSVFWDIFIARTNEKHSESAAAYIEAQQGKAKEQQMQMQQMQMMRQAHMQQRRDPSLVGPMNAIGSEGMIGQSNNASAMAAKMYEERMKQPNTMNTETSQPHMDAARMALLKSGTSHHGQMVQGNHQGGVSAALQQLHSRNQQAPEIKSEVNLGASPRQLPVDPSPVFGQGILQSKPGMGNAGLNPGVGVLPLKGWPLTGIDNMRQGLGPQKAFLQNQGQFQLSPQQQQQQQIMAQVQGQGNMTNSSMYGGDMDPRRFTVLPRGNLSSKDGQQNANDGSIGSPMLSNSSKLINMPTVQQSSSQQQDPLLSQQNNRKRKGPSSSGPANSTGTGNTVGPSNSQPSTPSTHTTPVEGVAITGNMQHVNNMPKGPMMYGSDAIGGLASSANQLLQDDMEAFGDVGALEDNVESFLSQDDGDGGSLFGTLKRNPSEHTETLKAFSFSEVGSIRRSASKVICCNFSSDGKLLASAGHDKKVFIWNMETLHTEIPPEEHGHIITDVRFQPNSTQLATSSFDKTIKIWDVSKPGYFVRTISGHNAPVMSLDFHPKKTDLFCSCDTNNEIRFWSINAANCLRGIKGASTQVRFQPKVGQFLAAASENIVSIFDVEQYRGVHSLKGHSSTVHSICWNPTGELVASVSEDSVKVWSVNSGDCIHELSSSGNKFHSCVYHPTYPNLLVIGGYQSIELWDTGENKCMTLAAHECVISALAQSSSTGMLASASHDKSVKIWK, encoded by the exons ATGGCGCAGAGTAATTGGGAAGCTGATAAGAT GCTTGACGTTTACATATATGATTATttggtgaagaagaaactgCATAACACTGCTAAGTCTTTTATGACTGAAGGCAAAGTCTCTCCTGATCCTGttg CGATTGATGCACCTGGTGGGTTTCTTTTTGAGTGGTGGTCTGTGTTCTGGGACATCTTTATTGCTAGGACGAATGAGAAGCATTCTGAGTCTGCTGCAGCTTATATAGAG GCACAACAAGGTAAAGCGAAGGAGCAGCAAATGCAAATGCAGCAGATGCAGATGATGCGCCAAGCTCATATGCAGCAGCGTAGGGATCCTTCTCTTGTGGGTCCGATGAATGCTATTGGTTCTGAAGGGATGATTGGGCAGTCTAATAATGCCAGTGCTATGGCTGCGAAAATGTACGAGGAACGTATGAAGCAACCGAATACAATGAACACTGAGACATCCCAACCCCATATGGATGCTGCAAGGATGGCCCTTCTCAAATCAGGAACAAGCCATCATGG TCAGATGGTCCAAGGGAATCATCAAGGAGGTGTTTCGGCAGCACTGCAGCAACTTCACTCACGGAATCAGCAGGCCCCT GAAATCAAAAGTGAAGTTAATCTTGGAGCATCTCCAAGACAACTGCCAGTGGATCCTTCTCCAGTTTTTGGCCAGGGAATTCTGCAATCAAAGCCTGGGATGGGGAATGCAG GATTAAACCCTGGAGTTGGTGTTCTTCCTTTGAAGGGATGGCCACTAACT GGCATCGATAATATGCGACAAGGTTTAGGCCCTCAGAAAGCCTTCCTTCAAAATCAAGGTCAATTTCAGCTCTCaccgcagcagcagcagcaacaacaaatCATGGCTCAGGTTCAAGGGCAAGGAAATATGACTAATTCATCCATGTATGGTGGCGACATGGATCCTCGAAGATTTACAGTATTGCCCAGAGGAAACCTGAGTTCGAAAGATGGCCAACAGAATGCAAATGATGGCTCTATTGGATCCCCTATGCTGTCAAATTCGTCAAAG CTTATCAATATGCCGACAGTACAGCAATCTTCTTCTCAGCAACAAGATCCTTTACTATCACAGCAG AACAATCGCAAAAGAAAAGGACCTTCCTCTTCTGGTCCTGCTAACAGTACAGGGACAGGAAACACAGTTGGCCCATCCAACTCACAGCCGTCAACTCCTTCAACGCATACCACCCCTGTCGAAGGAGTAGCTATAACTGGTAACATGCAGCATGTGAATAACATGCCAAAAGGACCTATGATGTATGGTTCCGATGCAATAGGTGGTCTTGCATCATCAGCAAACCAACTG CTGCAGGATGACATGGAAGCGTTTGGAGATGTGGGAGCCCTAGAAGATAACGTAGAATCGTTTTTATCCCAAGATGATGGAGATGGAGGAAGCTTGTTTGGCACCCTAAAGCGGAACCCTTCTGAGCATACCGAAACCTTAAAGG CTTTTAGTTTCAGTGAGGTTGGCTCTATAAGAAGAAGTGCCAGTAAGGTCATCTGCTGTAATTTCTCATCTGATGGGAAGTTGTTAGCTAGCGCTGGACATGATAAGAAG GTTTTTATTTGGAACATGGAAACGCTACACACTGAGATCCCTCCGGAAGAGCATGGTCATATCATCACAGATGTTCGTTTCCAACCTAATTCAACTCAACTGGCTACGTCTTCGTTCGACAAAACTATCAAAATATGGGATGTTTCTAAG CCTGGTTACTTCGTACGAACAATTTCTGGTCACAATGCACCTGTAATGTCCCTTGATTTTCACCCTAAAAAAACCGATTTGTTCTGCTCTTGTGATACCAACAATGAGATTCGTTTCTGGAGCATCAACGCTGCTAATTGCCTTCGTGGTATAAAG GGTGCTAGCACGCAAGTACGGTTCCAGCCAAAAGTTGGACAATTTCTTGCTGCAGCTTCGGAAAATATTGTGTCAATTTTCGATGTTGAACAGTACAGAGGGGTCCATTCGCTTAAG GGACATTCCTCAACTGTGCATTCTATTTGTTGGAACCCAACCGGAGAGTTGGTAGCTTCTGTTAGCGAAGACAGTGTTAAAGTATGGTCTGTGAACTCAGGAGATTGCATCCACGAGCTCAGTTCTAGTGGAAACAAATTCCACTCTTGCGTTTATCACCCTACCTATCCCAATCTCTTGGTCATCGGTGGGTACCAG TCGATAGAGTTGTGGGACACAGGAGAGAACAAATGTATGACACTAGCGGCTCACGAGTGTGTGATCTCTGCCTTAGCTCAGTCATCTTCAACAGGAATGTTGGCGTCTGCAAGTCATGACAAGTCCGTAAAGATTTGGaagtag
- the LOC130510068 gene encoding transcriptional corepressor LEUNIG_HOMOLOG-like translates to MVNYAGDMVKSDLMFFFFSCEGLNPGVGVLPLKGWPLTGIDNMRQGLGPQKAFLQNQGQFQLSPQQQQQQQIMAQVQGQGNMTNSSMYGGDMDPRRFTVLPRGNLSSKDGQQNANDGSIGSPMLSNSSKLINMPTVQQSSSQQQDPLLSQQNNRKRKGPSSSGPANSTGTGNTVGPSNSQPSTPSTHTTPVEGVAITGNMQHVNNMPKGPMMYGSDAIGGLASSANQLDDMEAFGDVGALEDNVESFLSQDDGDGGSLFGTLKRNPSEHTETLKAFSFSEVGSIRRSASKVICCNFSSDGKLLASAGHDKKVFIWNMETLHTEIPPEEHGHIITDVRFQPNSTQLATSSFDKTIKIWDVSKPGYFVRTISGHNAPVMSLDFHPKKTDLFCSCDTNNEIRFWSINAANCLRGIKGASTQVRFQPKVGQFLAAASENIVSIFDVEQYRGVHSLKGHSSTVHSICWNPTGELVASVSEDSVKVWSVNSGDCIHELSSSGNKFHSCVYHPTYPNLLVIGGYQSIELWDTGENKCMTLAAHECVISALAQSSSTGMLASASHDKSVKIWK, encoded by the exons ATGGTGAATTACGCAGGTGATATGGTTAAATCAgatcttatgtttttttttttctcttgtgaAGGATTAAACCCTGGAGTTGGTGTTCTTCCTTTGAAGGGATGGCCACTAACT GGCATCGATAATATGCGACAAGGTTTAGGCCCTCAGAAAGCCTTCCTTCAAAATCAAGGTCAATTTCAGCTCTCaccgcagcagcagcagcaacaacaaatCATGGCTCAGGTTCAAGGGCAAGGAAATATGACTAATTCATCCATGTATGGTGGCGACATGGATCCTCGAAGATTTACAGTATTGCCCAGAGGAAACCTGAGTTCGAAAGATGGCCAACAGAATGCAAATGATGGCTCTATTGGATCCCCTATGCTGTCAAATTCGTCAAAG CTTATCAATATGCCGACAGTACAGCAATCTTCTTCTCAGCAACAAGATCCTTTACTATCACAGCAG AACAATCGCAAAAGAAAAGGACCTTCCTCTTCTGGTCCTGCTAACAGTACAGGGACAGGAAACACAGTTGGCCCATCCAACTCACAGCCGTCAACTCCTTCAACGCATACCACCCCTGTCGAAGGAGTAGCTATAACTGGTAACATGCAGCATGTGAATAACATGCCAAAAGGACCTATGATGTATGGTTCCGATGCAATAGGTGGTCTTGCATCATCAGCAAACCAACTG GATGACATGGAAGCGTTTGGAGATGTGGGAGCCCTAGAAGATAACGTAGAATCGTTTTTATCCCAAGATGATGGAGATGGAGGAAGCTTGTTTGGCACCCTAAAGCGGAACCCTTCTGAGCATACCGAAACCTTAAAGG CTTTTAGTTTCAGTGAGGTTGGCTCTATAAGAAGAAGTGCCAGTAAGGTCATCTGCTGTAATTTCTCATCTGATGGGAAGTTGTTAGCTAGCGCTGGACATGATAAGAAG GTTTTTATTTGGAACATGGAAACGCTACACACTGAGATCCCTCCGGAAGAGCATGGTCATATCATCACAGATGTTCGTTTCCAACCTAATTCAACTCAACTGGCTACGTCTTCGTTCGACAAAACTATCAAAATATGGGATGTTTCTAAG CCTGGTTACTTCGTACGAACAATTTCTGGTCACAATGCACCTGTAATGTCCCTTGATTTTCACCCTAAAAAAACCGATTTGTTCTGCTCTTGTGATACCAACAATGAGATTCGTTTCTGGAGCATCAACGCTGCTAATTGCCTTCGTGGTATAAAG GGTGCTAGCACGCAAGTACGGTTCCAGCCAAAAGTTGGACAATTTCTTGCTGCAGCTTCGGAAAATATTGTGTCAATTTTCGATGTTGAACAGTACAGAGGGGTCCATTCGCTTAAG GGACATTCCTCAACTGTGCATTCTATTTGTTGGAACCCAACCGGAGAGTTGGTAGCTTCTGTTAGCGAAGACAGTGTTAAAGTATGGTCTGTGAACTCAGGAGATTGCATCCACGAGCTCAGTTCTAGTGGAAACAAATTCCACTCTTGCGTTTATCACCCTACCTATCCCAATCTCTTGGTCATCGGTGGGTACCAG TCGATAGAGTTGTGGGACACAGGAGAGAACAAATGTATGACACTAGCGGCTCACGAGTGTGTGATCTCTGCCTTAGCTCAGTCATCTTCAACAGGAATGTTGGCGTCTGCAAGTCATGACAAGTCCGTAAAGATTTGGaagtag